In Mangifera indica cultivar Alphonso chromosome 1, CATAS_Mindica_2.1, whole genome shotgun sequence, a single genomic region encodes these proteins:
- the LOC123195681 gene encoding NAC domain-containing protein 67-like encodes MLNPSMEKQPLSDIQSLPPGFRFYPSDEELIVHYLKNKVTSTPLPASIIAEINLYKYNPWDLPKKALSGEDEWYFFTPRDRKYPNGARPNRAAASGYWKATGTDKPILTSCGSKSIGVKKALVFYKGRPPKGFKTDWIMHEYRLLDTMAWTQKRKGSMRLDDWVLCRVRQKICGNPRTNWEDIYDPVSDQEASFLPKMNELWPVSTNPRMENLKSHLYDDCPMIPYIFASQDNFPYVDSTTASCISFQESLNPPFSVSSFDSLFNPQKRKLNMQTTELEDDSPQSKKMANPRDVEKEVIIISVSNDSTADMNINETDQSEGDYNVSHYQWNTIMQFQDQLHNMSGLH; translated from the exons ATGCTGAATCCTTCTATGGAGAAACAACCCCTCTCAGATATTCAAAGTCTTCCTCCTGGTTTCAGATTCTACCCATCTGATGAAGAGCTCATCGttcattatttgaaaaataaagtcACTTCAACTCCCCTTCCAGCTTCCATCATCGCtgaaatcaatttatataaatataacccATGGGATCTTCCAA AGAAAGCGTTGTCTGGAGAGGATGAATGGTATTTTTTCACCCCCAGAGACAGAAAATACCCTAACGGAGCTCGGCCTAATAGAGCTGCAGCTTCAGGTTATTGGAAGGCTACAGGGACTGATAAACCGATTCTTACTTCTTGTGGAAGCAAGAGTATTGGAGTCAAGAAAGCTCTTGTGTTTTACAAAGGTCGTCCTCCGAAAGGATTCAAGACAGACTGGATCATGCATGAATATCGATTACTCGATACCATGGCTTGGACCCAAAAGCGGAAAGGTTCCATGAGG TTGGACGATTGGGTGTTGTGTAGAGTGAGGCAAAAGATCTGCGGCAACCCAAGGACCAATTGGGAGGATATATATGATCCTGTAAGTGATCAAGAAGCCAGCTTTCTCCCAAAAATGAATGAGCTCTGGCCTGTGAGTACAAACCCTAGAATGGAGAATTTGAAAAGCCATCTATACGACGATTGCCCCATGATACCTTACATATTTGCCTCTCAGGATAATTTTCCTTACGTTGACAGCACTACAGCATCATGCATAAGCTTTCAAGAAAGTTTAAACCCCCCATTTTCAGTTTCTTCTTTTGACAGCTTGTTCAACCCACAGAAAAGAAAGCTCAATATGCAAACAACTGAGCTAGAAGATGATTCTCCACAGAGTAAGAAAATGGCTAATCCGAGAGACGTTGAAAAGGAGGTAATTATAATATCTGTAAGTAACGATAGCACGGCTGACATGAACATCAATGAAACAGACCAGTCAGAGGGTGACTATAATGTCAGCCATTATCAGTGGAACACCATCATGCAATTTCAAGATCAGCTTCATAACATGTCTGGCCTTCACTGA
- the LOC123210198 gene encoding zinc finger protein JACKDAW-like isoform X1: MRYCSLLVIIWFFLLKSYKMMSGNAFSIASSLGGFPPQVQEQNANPNPKPNPNPAAKKKRNLPGTPDPDAEVIALSPKTLMATNRFVCEICNKGFQRDQNLQLHRRGHNLPWKLKQRTNKEVKKKVYICPEKTCVHHDPSRALGDLTGIKKHYSRKHGEKKWKCEKCSKKYAVQSDWKAHSKTCGTREYKCDCGTLFSRKDSFITHRAFCDALAEESARLTSVAATNLNFRNDTVNISHGFANQGLQEVAGVSQFGSGFRSDLAAPGLPEMVQMASGNLFGLSSMSNYGSQNQLQGFDKSNTATISKNSSNLSLSAIPHGLKEESSSLYSDSQNKQPKPVAPMSATALLQKAAQMGSTRSNPSSLFGSSFNVITSSSSNTTNFNSLNQNRNELQQVFQNVKQSENNLSGTVTLAMSDGVMGSSTTSNLKLQQGSNPMENSLTRDFLGMSNDQSGRPFFSQELAKFALSQFTSNH, from the exons ATGAGATATTGTTCTCTTTTAGTCATcatttggttttttcttttgaaatctTACAAG ATGATGTCTGGTAATGCTTTTTCAATAGCCTCTTCCTTAGGAGGGTTTCCTCCTCAAGTTCAAGAGCAAAACGccaaccctaaccctaaacctaaTCCTAATCCAGCTGccaaaaagaagagaaatctACCCGGGACACCAG ATCCAGATGCTGAGGTTATAGCTCTTTCTCCCAAGACCCTCATGGCGACCAACCGTTTCGTATGTGAAATATGCAATAAAGGGTTTCAAAGAGACCAGAATTTGCAGCTGCACAGAAGAGGTCACAATCTTCCGTGGAAACTCAAACAAAGGACCAAcaaagaggttaaaaagaaggtTTATATTTGCCCAGAGAAGACCTGTGTTCACCATGATCCATCGCGAGCTCTCGGTGACCTCACCGGTATTAAAAAGCATTACAGTAGAAAACACGGAGAGAAGAAATGGAAGTGTGAGAAATGTTCCAAGAAATATGCAGTTCAATCCGACTGGAAAGCTCACTCTAAAACTTGCGGCACTAGAGAGTATAAATGTGACTGTGGCACATTATTTTCCAg AAAAGACAGCTTCATCACCCACAGAGCTTTCTGTGATGCCTTAGCTGAAGAGAGTGCAAGGCTAACTTCTGTTGCAGCTACGAATCTGAATTTCAGAAATGATACTGTGAATATTTCTCATGGATTTGCTAACCAGGGACTTCAAGAAGTTGCAGGAGTTTCCCAATTTGGATCTGGTTTTCGATCCGATTTGGCTGCACCAG GTTTGCCTGAAATGGTGCAAATGGCATCAGGTAATCTATTTGGCTTATCTTCAATGTCCAATTATGGAAGCCAGAACCAGCTTCAAGGATTCGACAAGAGCAATACTGcaacaatttcaaaaaattcatcaaatctcTCCTTATCAGCAATCCCACATGGACTAAAAGAAGAAAGCTCTTCTCTTTATTCCGATTCGCAAAACAAGCAACCGAAACCAGTTGCGCCCATGTCAGCCACTGCACTCTTGCAGAAAGCAGCTCAAATGGGTTCTACAAGAAGCAACCCATCATCACTCTTTGGAAGCAGTTTCAATGTCAtaacttcatcttcttcaaacaCGACCAATTTCAACTCTCTCAACCAGAACAGAAACGAACTGCAACAAGTATTTCAAAATGTTAAGCAATCAGAAAACAATCTTTCCGGCACAGTCACTTTAGCTATGAGTGACGGAGTAATGGGCAGTTCTACTACATCAAATTTGAAGCTGCAGCAAGGTTCAAATCCAATGGAGAATAGTCTTACAAGAGATTTCCTCGGCATGAGTAATGATCAATCTGGCCGTCCATTTTTCTCACAAGAGCTAGCAAAGTTTGCTTTGAGCCAATTTACCAGCAACCACTAG
- the LOC123210198 gene encoding zinc finger protein JACKDAW-like isoform X2, whose amino-acid sequence MMSGNAFSIASSLGGFPPQVQEQNANPNPKPNPNPAAKKKRNLPGTPDPDAEVIALSPKTLMATNRFVCEICNKGFQRDQNLQLHRRGHNLPWKLKQRTNKEVKKKVYICPEKTCVHHDPSRALGDLTGIKKHYSRKHGEKKWKCEKCSKKYAVQSDWKAHSKTCGTREYKCDCGTLFSRKDSFITHRAFCDALAEESARLTSVAATNLNFRNDTVNISHGFANQGLQEVAGVSQFGSGFRSDLAAPGLPEMVQMASGNLFGLSSMSNYGSQNQLQGFDKSNTATISKNSSNLSLSAIPHGLKEESSSLYSDSQNKQPKPVAPMSATALLQKAAQMGSTRSNPSSLFGSSFNVITSSSSNTTNFNSLNQNRNELQQVFQNVKQSENNLSGTVTLAMSDGVMGSSTTSNLKLQQGSNPMENSLTRDFLGMSNDQSGRPFFSQELAKFALSQFTSNH is encoded by the exons ATGATGTCTGGTAATGCTTTTTCAATAGCCTCTTCCTTAGGAGGGTTTCCTCCTCAAGTTCAAGAGCAAAACGccaaccctaaccctaaacctaaTCCTAATCCAGCTGccaaaaagaagagaaatctACCCGGGACACCAG ATCCAGATGCTGAGGTTATAGCTCTTTCTCCCAAGACCCTCATGGCGACCAACCGTTTCGTATGTGAAATATGCAATAAAGGGTTTCAAAGAGACCAGAATTTGCAGCTGCACAGAAGAGGTCACAATCTTCCGTGGAAACTCAAACAAAGGACCAAcaaagaggttaaaaagaaggtTTATATTTGCCCAGAGAAGACCTGTGTTCACCATGATCCATCGCGAGCTCTCGGTGACCTCACCGGTATTAAAAAGCATTACAGTAGAAAACACGGAGAGAAGAAATGGAAGTGTGAGAAATGTTCCAAGAAATATGCAGTTCAATCCGACTGGAAAGCTCACTCTAAAACTTGCGGCACTAGAGAGTATAAATGTGACTGTGGCACATTATTTTCCAg AAAAGACAGCTTCATCACCCACAGAGCTTTCTGTGATGCCTTAGCTGAAGAGAGTGCAAGGCTAACTTCTGTTGCAGCTACGAATCTGAATTTCAGAAATGATACTGTGAATATTTCTCATGGATTTGCTAACCAGGGACTTCAAGAAGTTGCAGGAGTTTCCCAATTTGGATCTGGTTTTCGATCCGATTTGGCTGCACCAG GTTTGCCTGAAATGGTGCAAATGGCATCAGGTAATCTATTTGGCTTATCTTCAATGTCCAATTATGGAAGCCAGAACCAGCTTCAAGGATTCGACAAGAGCAATACTGcaacaatttcaaaaaattcatcaaatctcTCCTTATCAGCAATCCCACATGGACTAAAAGAAGAAAGCTCTTCTCTTTATTCCGATTCGCAAAACAAGCAACCGAAACCAGTTGCGCCCATGTCAGCCACTGCACTCTTGCAGAAAGCAGCTCAAATGGGTTCTACAAGAAGCAACCCATCATCACTCTTTGGAAGCAGTTTCAATGTCAtaacttcatcttcttcaaacaCGACCAATTTCAACTCTCTCAACCAGAACAGAAACGAACTGCAACAAGTATTTCAAAATGTTAAGCAATCAGAAAACAATCTTTCCGGCACAGTCACTTTAGCTATGAGTGACGGAGTAATGGGCAGTTCTACTACATCAAATTTGAAGCTGCAGCAAGGTTCAAATCCAATGGAGAATAGTCTTACAAGAGATTTCCTCGGCATGAGTAATGATCAATCTGGCCGTCCATTTTTCTCACAAGAGCTAGCAAAGTTTGCTTTGAGCCAATTTACCAGCAACCACTAG